The following nucleotide sequence is from Kiritimatiella glycovorans.
GTCCGCAGGACGATCGAGACCGTGCGCTCGATCAATCCTGAAATCATGGTCCTCCAGGGAGCGGGGATCTCAAACGGTCGGGATGTGTACGATGTGATCAAGGCGGGGGCTCAGGCCACCGGATGTACCAGCGGCATCCTCAGGGCCGAGGATCCTCCCGCCATGGTGGAGGAGATGTTAGGGGCGCTCCGGAAGGCGTGGGATGAACGCCACGGGAGCGCTGAGCAATAGGAAGTCCTGACGATCAGGACGTAACGTAACCCCAAAGGGAGAAGAACCTCATGGCTGTATTCAGCAAGACCATCGATCTGCAGTCCCGCGACCACATGCCGCATTTTCATAACGTGACGGATGCGGTGAAGGACATCGTCGCCGAATCCGGAATCAAAAACGGAATCTGTGTCGTGTACTCGCATCATACGACCTGTTCGGTAATGACGCAGGAGTGCTCGCACGACCTGAATTATTTCGGGCGCGAATACCTGCAGGTGGACCTGATGGAGATTATGGAAAAGATGATTCCCACCTGCCGTACCGAGGGTCAGTACCACCACCCCGGCCCGGAGCATATTGAGTTCGCCCTCTCGCATCCCGACGAGGAGGCCAAGGGCAGTCTGAACACCGACGCCCATCTGCGCTCCTGCTTCTTCGGCCGTTCGGAGACGATCGTGCTGAACGACGGCGAACTCTCGCTCGGCGACTTCGGGTTCATCTACTTTATCGACTGGGACCAGGTGCGCGAGCGTGGCCGGGTCTGTGAAGTCCAGATTATCGGTGAATGAAAACCGGGAGGTTGAAGATGCGTAAAACCACACCCCGCCTGGGATTGTGTCCGATCGGAAAGTTCGCCTTCAGTCACGAGGATGCCGTCCGTCAGAAGGAGGCGCTGCGTGAGATGATCGCGCGGCGCGGCGTGGATGCGGTCGATCTCGAGGGAGTTCTCGACGACGGTCTGGTGCGGGATAAGGCCCACGTCGATACCGTCGTGGATCACTTTCGCGCTCAGGGTGTGGACGCGCTTTTCATCCCCCATTGTAATTTCGGCACCGAGGATGCCGCCGCACTGATCGCGAAACAGCTCGACGTGCCGACGCTGCTCTGGGGTCCGCGTGACGCTCCTCCGCTGGAGGACGGAACCCGCCTTCGAGATTCGCTCTGCGGCCTCTTCGCGACGAGCAAGGTGCTGGTCAAATTGGATGTACCCTTCACGTACCTCCCGAACAGCGCCGCAGACGATCCCGCGTTTGAGGCGGGGTTCGACCGTTTTTTGCGGACCGCGAACGCGGCTTCGGTATTGCGCCGCGGTTGCCGCATCGGCGTGCTCGGGCAGCGCATCGATTTCTTCTGGAGCACGATCTCCAATGAAAGCGAACTGCTGGAACGATTCAACGTCGAAACCCTGCCGCTCGATCTCGTGCCGTTCATCGAAAACGTGAAGAAGCGTGCCACGGGCAAGGCCTATGCGGATGAAATCGCCGGGCTGCGCGAGCAGTGTGTGATTGAAGAGATGACCGACGAGGCGCTCGCCCGCGTGCTGGCGGTACGCGACGAGGCACTGGAGCTGGCCGCGACCCACGAGCTGGACGCCATGGCCTGCCAGTCGTTCATGAGCCTGCCCGAAGCTGTCGGGGCATGGACGGTCTATGCCGACAGCCTGATCGGCGACGAGCTTCCTTTCGTGCTCGAATCCGATATCTGCGGCGCGATCAGCACGCTGCTGCTCAGGCGCGCGGCGGGATCCGCGCCGTTCATGGTCGACGTGACCATGCGTCATCCGAACGACGATAACGCTGTGCTCCTCTGGCACTGCGGTGCGCCCCTGTCCATGAAGCACCCGGACAGCCGGGTGCGGCTCGGCCGGCACTGGATTCTGCCCGGACCGCTGTCCGGGATGACGCACTTCCGGATGAAAGACGGCCCGATCACCTGCGCGCGGTTCGACGGCGATCGCGGGCGTTACGTACTCGCGGTCGGTCAGGCCGAATCATGCGAGGGCCCGGAGACGCAGAACAACTATGTCTGGGCCCGGGTGAAGAACTGGCCGCGCTGGGAGCGCACGCTTATCGAAGGGCCGTTCCTGCACCATATCGGCATGGCGTACGGCCATTGCGGCGCCGCGCTCAGAGAGGTGGTCAAGTATGTGCCCGGTCTCGAACTGCGCGATATGGACGGAGGTGGGGCATGAAGGGCGACGGGGTCTCTCAGGCGGGACCGGCCTACATCTACCTGGTGGCGATGGTGGCTGCGGCGGGGGGATTCCTCTTCGGCTACGACCTGTCGATCATCAGCGGAGCTATTATTTTTCTGGAGGAACACTTCGGGCTTAGCGCCGCCGGTAAAGGGCTGGCGGTCAGCAGCGCGATCTTCGGTTCGATCCTGGGACCGCTCTCCGGCATGTGGCTCAACGACCGGTTCGGCCGCCGGCGTACGCTCCAGATCGCCGCGCTGTGTTTCCTGAGTTCCGCGATCGGAACCGCGCTGCCGCACCATATCATCACCTTCAACTTTTGGCGCGTGGTGGGCGGAATAGGGGTGGGGCTGGCTGCGACGACTTCACCGATGTACATCGCCGAGC
It contains:
- a CDS encoding secondary thiamine-phosphate synthase enzyme YjbQ, yielding MAVFSKTIDLQSRDHMPHFHNVTDAVKDIVAESGIKNGICVVYSHHTTCSVMTQECSHDLNYFGREYLQVDLMEIMEKMIPTCRTEGQYHHPGPEHIEFALSHPDEEAKGSLNTDAHLRSCFFGRSETIVLNDGELSLGDFGFIYFIDWDQVRERGRVCEVQIIGE
- a CDS encoding L-fucose/L-arabinose isomerase family protein is translated as MRKTTPRLGLCPIGKFAFSHEDAVRQKEALREMIARRGVDAVDLEGVLDDGLVRDKAHVDTVVDHFRAQGVDALFIPHCNFGTEDAAALIAKQLDVPTLLWGPRDAPPLEDGTRLRDSLCGLFATSKVLVKLDVPFTYLPNSAADDPAFEAGFDRFLRTANAASVLRRGCRIGVLGQRIDFFWSTISNESELLERFNVETLPLDLVPFIENVKKRATGKAYADEIAGLREQCVIEEMTDEALARVLAVRDEALELAATHELDAMACQSFMSLPEAVGAWTVYADSLIGDELPFVLESDICGAISTLLLRRAAGSAPFMVDVTMRHPNDDNAVLLWHCGAPLSMKHPDSRVRLGRHWILPGPLSGMTHFRMKDGPITCARFDGDRGRYVLAVGQAESCEGPETQNNYVWARVKNWPRWERTLIEGPFLHHIGMAYGHCGAALREVVKYVPGLELRDMDGGGA